Below is a genomic region from Hevea brasiliensis isolate MT/VB/25A 57/8 chromosome 3, ASM3005281v1, whole genome shotgun sequence.
tatagAACTGTTTCCTAGCGAGCATGCATCGAGAGCAGCGAAGAACCTATAAATATAATACATGTTTATTTGCACTGGTTTTGCTAGTAATGTGTTAGGGGCAAAGGAGCTGTAAAATATGGTGAATATAACAAAACACAAGAACTAAATGAAGATAAATTTTGTCTTCTTCTTGTGGTGCATATAGGAACGTCTCTTAGGAATAAAGAAAAGGCCATAATATGTCACTTGTCTTCTACGGCTATAGCAATGCGTAGGGATGTTTCTAGGGCaacagacaaaaaaaaaaaaaaggaagagatGGGCAGAAAACAAGAGGAGAAACCCATCAACGGCTACAAAAACAAATTAAACAACACCTTAATCTGCTTTCTATTTACTTCGTCTCATATGGAAGGATCATATCTCTGGATGCCCATATTCataatgaatttttaaaaatcatataaAAAAAAGGGTCTTTAGTTGAATTTTTGTGATACACATCGTTAGCTACAACATGTAAAAATATACTTAATTATCCCTTTCTCGTCATTGATTAGAGGATCCATCTCTACGGCACAATCAACATTCCATTTTGTTTTATATAATCTAGTTTTGGTTATTAGTTTTGTGTTTAGGTCAACCCTTATGCAATGATTTGGAtgcttttatttatatttttaaactaTTTATAGGTTTCTTGCACTTCATGCCATGCCATGAAGTAAGGAGAGATAGAGAGAGGGCATGTGCAACAACCAAGAATTAGAATGAAAATTGAATTTTCATTTGTCTCTCTCACCCTTCTCTTTTGTActgataaaatatttttcaacCCAAACTACATACAACTAATCATAATCCATTGATCCACATGGATAGAATTAAATATTGTAATTATCAAAGGATGTGTCTCACACTTAACATTCTTCCTTGCATTTTTTTTTCCAAACAAAGAAACAAAAACattttttctttgcttttatGAACATAATGAATGTGATTTTATTTCCTCTTTATCATATCTATTAAAATATAGATTTATTTTGCTGTAAAAAAAACATAGATTTTTTTGAAAAGTATTTTCCTTCATGATTCTCAATGTAAATAATTTACTTTTAGTTAAATTAGGGTATTAATTAAGAAGAGGCTAGGTCAACTTAATTGTGGCATTGATTTAGGAAAATATAGTGGCGGTGTTAGATCCACCGCCCATGCGACTCTagctaattaataaaataaacttgttacaTAGGAACATGGCAAGCAAATCATTAAACTATTAATTGGGTATGGAAGATGAAGTTGGACCTTCCATTTTCCCCAAAATAATAATTATGAGTTTTTTCTTTACTACTTTTTTCCGttgtttaaataaataataataaagaaaatttaaattcaaaatctcttttattttttatattttaaaaataaaaaaaaaccaaTTCAACGAAATTTTAGCTCTATTTATCTGTATAGAGGATAATTATCCCCAGAATCTATAAGATAAGATGCCATAATGATTATAATGATAATGATTATTTTTTGGCATAATCAATCCATAGAGAATTTATTGTGCAAATATTTAAGAGTACTCTCATGGGATTTTTTTAATAAAGAGATGTGTTGTGTTGATGGTGGAAAGGTTTTGGTTTTTGGTTTTAATAATGGAAATAATTAAAATGGCATTGactttaagatatatatatataaaacaaaaaGAAGTGAACTAGGATGAGATTGTCATGGGTTAGTTGGCACTCACTTAACAAAAAAaaacacaataaaaaaaaaaaaagtgttttgATAAATGATAGTTGTGAAAGAATCAAGAAATGATATCGTAGGGCCTAGAAGATCACACGTGGATCGTGTCATTATCGAAGGAGGAGGAAGACATTTCCGTCGTGCACTGCATGCGTTAGCTCTCTCCCCTTTCGTCACGCTTTCGCCTCCTTCAGGTCAGCTTAGCTGAAGAGGATTTGTGTTTAGAAAGGGGTATCTTTAGAAAGCTTTATTAGAAGTAGTGGTGCACTTTGATGGACAAATTAAACCCACTAAAACAAATCAAATCCCATTCTTTTTCCAATTTTACGTCCTAGGAAATCAATGCATGAGCCCATTAATTCCACAACCCAATCATTCCATAAACAACAATTGTTTTTaatatttctcttcttctttattaCATAGTTTATTTGGTGGTTGATGATGTGCatgcaaaataataataataataataataataataataaaaattctcAACCTTTTATCTTTTCCTTATAAAACTCTACTACATATGTTTATTCATGGAGGAATATATTGATGACAATGTGAAGAATATGTTACGTAAGAATTTTTTCCTGGGGTTGTTTTTGGACTCATTAGAAATAATGtgaatattaaattaatgttaCTGTTAAGATTATAAAATCTTTGAGGGTattagaaaaatgaaaaaaaagagaGGAGAGTCTATGAGGTGATGATTTTGACTTAGGAGCCAAGTCTGGTTGGGTCATGTAATGATTGAATTCGGGCAGTTTTTTAAAGATCGTGCAAAGGGAGGGCAGCCCTCAAACGGTCGATTTCCATGGCTGCCCATAGGAAGGATAATGTGAAAAAGAAACAAGAAATCCCTTTgagtaaaatgaaatgaaaaggttgtactTGTGTTGGAGACTTGCTCTATTTTTATGGGTAAAGTAAACGTTACAGAGATATTTACGCGAGCTATTAACAAAGCATGACCTCAgacacattatatatatatatatatatatatatatatatatatagtaattttCAAGTAAATTAGAatactattttatttttaataaagtcAACTAATTTAAAAAATGTTTTTCCTTTCTTAATTCTCTGTTGTTCTTGGcatgatttatttttaattaaaactcATCTCTTTAATATGATATATGTGTATATTTTTCTGCATCTTTCGTTACTTCTAAGTGAATTTGGTTATTGAATGCTTAAAAATAAGATTAATCAGCAGAAAGAGTTAGCAAAAATTAACTTTCAAGTAGTTTATATAATATCTTTAATCATAATCTTATGAGGATGATACTGATAGGTAAGTTGGAATATTGGATAccaagtaataaaaaataaagaaggtCAAGTACAAGATTAATTAGAATTATTAAAAACAAAAAGATTGATGACAACTAATGAAGTGATTGTGCAGATGCTTAAAATCTGCATGAGAGTAGTTGAGCAATTTAATTACGTTTCAATTCACCATAAAATTGATTTGATACGTTGATAAAAATTTGTGTTCTTTTATTGTTCTTTTTGTTGTGTGTGTTGCTGTAATTATTCAACAATATATATGTGAAAAAGTTTGGTAATTTTTCTAACAAGAGAATATTATTGATAAtgttgggaaaaaaaaaaaaaaaaagcaggtaGAAATAACATGTAGAGGGCAACAGCTTCTACCTTTCTTGACGTTGCAGCATGTAAGAGATAACATATGGAGCCCAAGAGATGAAGAACTCACTTTGCTTCCACATTCCTCAACCACTGATCATGTCATGGTGCTGCATTATGCTAGGACTCCTCATCAAACATGAAACAAAACAAATTTCTATTTTAAttcactctctctttctctcatcaCTTGTTAAGTTATcaaaaccctttttttttttttaatttgttgtttCTTCTTATGGGctctgccttttttttttttaatttattttttaattttcctttCTTATCATTCACTTCTCTAATTGGAGAAAATAGTTTGGAAAACCCCAAAATGACGTATACAATGTCTTTTTGGGGTAAATAACATAACCCAAAATGTGCCCAAGCTATATATGTCATCTTCATATTTAATTACAATTGTTTCTGTCTGTTAGGTAAAGCTtcattcttttctctctcaagttgtTCTTCCTTGCTCTCATGCATCCATGGATATAGCTGGACTAGCTAGTTTCAAGTTGAAACCAGGGGTTCTACTTTAGAATTTAGAATGATTAAAATTGGATGACAATATctctttaattttgattttattttcagtttcaattcaatttcaattttgatcaaatttattcattatttttttctaaaaaaaatcaattttaatttaaaatcaaattaatcaattttaatcaattcaaaatttatttataaccATTCAATCCCATATATCATTAAGATGGAGATAAATGATTTACCAAATAATTAACTCAGTTGATGCAAGCCACGTATGTTAATGCACGATATTAAAagcaataattaataataaaagtgCTAGGCATGTGTGTTTTGCAAAGTCTAAGGTTAATTATGATGGCCTAGAGAGGAGGGGGCTGGTCTACGTTCCCATCATACATAGATGTATATGATGGATTGAAATGAAGAAAAGATAGCTGAGGTTCAACTTTATATGCTTGTAAAGAGAGACAAATTTGGTCACGCCATACCCAGGACATGATGCAAATCTTTGAtaagtaataataataagaacAAAGCAGGCTTACTGTGTGCTTTTGGCTGAGGCTGAGGCCTACGCAATAAATAGAGAAATTTTGTTTTCTAAAATAACTagggaaataatgaaacaaaatcATCCTACCAAGCAGTGCAATTCAAACATTTATGTTCTGGCAGCCATGATTGGTGGCCCAGCTCAACTGGGCCAAGCTCAAAGGATAAACTTTCCACATATTACTTGATGAAGCTTACAGGTTGAACAATTCACATCGTTGCATTGGGCTTCAATGTCTTTGGTATGAACTCATGAGAAgtgagaaaataaattaattataacaggGGAAATTAATCGAATTTTATTATCACCCACTTCGCAATTTTCCTTCATTTCTACATTCATGGTCACAAAAACGTTTATAGAATGAATATTACAACTTGCACATTTACATCTTCTCTACATTCTCAAGCAAAATCCCAAGATCAGCAGGATAAGAACTAAGTTGACCAAGGGAATCTACAAATGCTACGCAAATAAAATATGGGCAAAGAATTGAGAGCCATGCCCTTAAAAGAGGGATGCCTCTATATATTTCCATTCATTATTAAATCTAACACAATTATTTATGCATATGATATAACAAAAGCAAGGAAACAGAAAAACTGAACTTGACTGCAACTGCAAACAAACTTATAAACATAAGATTTCATAGAGAAAACCTTAAACCTCTTTTGAGCAAAACAAGaaatatttaagaaaataatGGATACCACAATGTAATCAGGATGGAATACAAAGTCAATTGTGCATACCAGGTTAATGCCTGATCCACATCacatattcaaaatttgaagtttggacttgccagaaataatatatactcaGGTAATTAACATTATAATACGTAGAATTGTAAAATTTCTTTCAACCAAATTGATAATTTCAAACAATAGTTTCTCAAAGTACAATTTCTATGACTTTGTTCGAGGAGACCCTAACAAAAATCAAGATGTGATATGTGCTTTCCCTGTAGCGATGTGTGGCCCAATATTTGCCCAAGCACTTTCTACACCTTTCCTGAACCGTAAAGGAGTTGATCCTATGACTGCATAGTTCTGTCAGTCTTTCATAACTGAACATGATGCACTTGACAATGTATATAGATTAACATTTCATTATCCAGTATCAACTTAAAAGATTCGATTAAAGCACTTACAATGCCATCCTACAGTAGTCATAGATGCTTACTTCTCTAAAGCTTTAGACAGGATCAATAATCATAGATGCTTACTTCTCTAAGGCTTTAGACAGGATCAATAAAGGATTCAATGATGCATCAACTTTATATAATCATATGTCCTAACAGAATAAAACAAGGGACAATGAAGCTTAAGGCTCTGAATGAAAGAGTGAGTCATAATGTCtatgaaattaaaaatttatttacatgtaAAGCATTACTTTTACAGAGAAAAATAGTGAATAAATGTATGCATGGAACAATAAACAATAGATTGACACTGAAATAGAACCTAACCCAAACAGGACTGGTCCCTTTCAGGCATAAACTGGAGCAAGCAGAACATCCATGTGAATTGAGGATAAAGATGTAACAATGGCACATCTGACGAACTCCTCAATAACAGAATCCAGATATTGATGTTCACACTTTTCAAACAGGAAAGGGGTTTTGCATCTGTGTGCTAAGCTTTGGAGAGATCAAAGGCATAAAGAAGAGATAGAAAGACACAAAGAATGGTAAAAGAGAAGAGAGGAGAGAAGTTagtttaaaggaaaaaaaaatggatAGCAAAAGTCGAGCTTAGGTAttaaagctgctgtatctctgaaATCTCTGAATTCACTCTATGAGCAGCAGTGGCCCAGTAGCACAAGTCATGGGGCTGATCTACCACTCATGCTAGTGCTTAACATTATGACCCAACTTAGAACTTTTGTTACATGCTCCCAAAGTAGTTGGCATAAGAAGAATACCAGCAATACCCGTAAAAGATCTAACCAAGGAAAAAATGAAGCATAACCACCTTGCATGCAAGAGCCCATATCAGTAAAATGAAAACTATTAACAAGCAACTGATCAACTACACTCCCTTAAATAAGGAAACATAATGGTAAATCTTTGAATTTAAACAGATtccttgagaaatatatttggttGCAGATCAAAGGTATAGCAAATGGAAAAAATCAACTCAAGAAAGGAACATGATGGTGAAGCTGTGCATACCATCCAACAAATAAACTTTCTATCTTCGTCAATTAATTTGCTATTAACATAATCTTAATTAATCAGGCAATTGCAATATTCAATCATGTATATCAAAATGCAGGTAAAGTACCAAAATTTTAACACCTCACAACAAAAGATACAAAACTATATTGCCATTATTGGTTAGAAAGATCAAATTCATCCATAACCGGTTTCCCCCCTTGTATGAGCAATAAACTTAcacattttatataaaaaaaaattgaacaaaaaaaaGAAACTCACGAAAACCCCTTGCGAAGCTTCTGAATCGCAGAGTACAGTTTCCGCCTGGAACCCACAGCATTTATACCCATATCTTTAAGATCCTCCAAGGTTAGTAATGGCAATATCTCATCATCCACTTCGTGTACCTCGAAAACTGGAGCATATCGGCTCAATCCCAATTCAATTAACCAAGTCCTCACTCCTTCGCTCGTGCCGCAATTTCGGTCCCTGGAATCCGATTCCGGGTGATTTTCCATTTCCATTGCATCGTTTTCCCTACTCTCTGAAACCCTAGGCCGACCTGTGCCCGTTCTCCGGTGGCCGTGCCACATATCAAGCACAACGTTGTCCACAGAATGAACCGGGCTCTGCTCCTTTAACAGACTATCCGAGTCCTGATCAAAATCCCTAAACCCTTCATCCCCATCTTCTCGACTATCTCCCTCAGCTCCTCCTCCCTCGACGTTGGATGTCCAATTCGATCTCACTCTCTTCGTCGTCGCTCTCTTTGCTTTCTTACGGTGCCCGAAGTCAAGATTTACTTCACCGTTTTGGGCATTTCCCTCTGtttcttggatttcatagctatCATTGCCGTTAACGAGGTTGGTTAAAGACCGGGCCTTGACGGACTTAGAAGAGTCTTTAGGGATTCGCCAGGGGTGCTTGGTGCGGCGAACGTGCGTATCATATGAGAAAGTGGTCGCTTGTTCGCCGATCTCACCGAGACGGACGCTGGGCCGGCGTTGCCGTTTCGGGGCTGGAGGTGGCGGTGGGGCGGCTTTCTCGATTTCGGCAGGTGGTGCAACCGCTGTAGTTGCAGTGGCAGGCGTGGTGGAGATAGTGTCGATGGGCTGTTCCGGCGGCCGTAACTCGGCGGCCATGACggtgactttttttttttgtcgGAGTGTGATAGATAAGAGAGGAGAGTGTTTGTGAATAATGGAGTGGGCGCAGGATAAGGGCTCCTGGTCCTCATTGGATAGGGGCGATGTGCTGCTTATAGAGTTTGACGTGTATGGCTTCTGGAGCGTTTGATGAAGCTCAAATTTTGGTGTCGGATTTTTAATGAAAATCTGATGGTAGGGGTTTACTGAAGGAACGTGATGGGATATGTTGGGCCGCAGCGCTCGACAAATCATAAGAACGTCCGTACATATTCAATTACATAacaataatttttcttaatttgtgAATAATGGATACCATGGCgagtaaaaataaatatatagaaaatttattgaataATTTTGTGCAactaattttcctttcaattcctCCCTCTCACTTTAGAACGAAAGTTCACTTTCTATTTTTGCTTTGCCTAAGGTTTTCTACTCTTTCTTTTGTCGGCACTACGGCTCCCTCTCCCCCTTACAGGCAGAGGAGCTCTTCCCTCTCTCATCCTACCACCTTTTAAGTAGGTTATATATTGTCTTTGGTCTCTATTTTTTAATTCAGTGCAGATTAGTGTGTGTAAAAAGAGGATAAACCCTAGAATCATGTTATGCTTGGGTGCTTGGGTAGATTTGGTGAAAATAAGCTTATGTTTTTGTCTGAGGAGGGGCATTCAGAGAGTTTGAAGTGTTTGGTTGAGCGAGAGTCATCGCACTTTAGCTATATATGAGATTGAAAGGCCGATCGGCTCTACCTCCACATCTGGTTCCTCTCCCTCTAAGGGCCACCAATAGAAGTATGGTTGAGTTGGTTTATTGGCTCCCATGGCTGTTTTTAGTTTACAGGGTATGTTTATGGTTACTTAACTATGATTAGCTTGATGCGACGATCTAATGAAACTGGGTCTCTTCTGAGCCGCAATGGAGTTCATTTGATCTCTAATTAAAAGAATCTCCTCCTTCAAACAATCCCATTAGCAGCAGTATTACACCTTGTAATATCGCATCTTTTGATACTGGTTCTCTACTTGTTTTCTATTTCTACCATAGGTTTCATAATTTGTGGAATAAGGCTTCGGCAATACTAGGTTGTTTGTATTGGACTTGCCCTTTTCTATCGGCCTGAGCTTGGATCTTGTATTTATAGCTAGGCTTTTTATGAAATCactaatattgaaaaaaaaattacatattatTTCTCAATTTCCTCGATTTCAAATTGAAACAAGAAAATTAATAAActtcaattttaatcataaaaaaaatttcattttcaGGTTTAATAAGTTCCCCTAAGATTGGAAACTGGCAATATCAAGAAATGGAAATGAGCATTGAAAAATTGCTTCTCATTGAATGATTGAAGGGCTTATATGCAAGATAAGCTAACAAACTAAAAGAAAACTAACTACACAAGTATTAGTAGTTACATATGCTAATCACACCATCAGTTACACAGGCTCTGTTTAACTAGCTgataaataatttcaatttagcAACTAGAAACTTCAGCTCTTTCCTTCTTTTGGTGAAACTTTAACCTCCTGAGATACCCACTCGCAAGCTGGAGAATAAAGATTGAATATTCCCAGCTTGGATTAAAGCTCTAAGAAAGGTGCTGATGTCAAAGGCTTGGTAAAAATATCAGCAACTTGAGCAGAAGTAGAAATAGGTAGCAACTTGACAAGACCCTGTTGAACCTTTTTACAAACCAAATGACAATCTAACTCCATGTGTGTTGATACATTCATGAAAGTTTGGGTTAGCTGCTATATGTAATGCAGATTGGTTGTCACAATAAACCAAGGCTGGTTATTTATAAGAAACAACAAGATCAGTCAAAAAATAAGTAAGCTATTGAATTCCACAATTAACAGCAGCTAAAGCCCTATACTTAGCCTCAGAGGAGGACCTAGGAACAATGGTTTGTTTCTTGGATTTCCAAGACATCAAGGGAGAGCCTAGAAAAATGCAAAAACTAGTGACAGATCTTATGGTATCCACACACCCAGCTTAATATGAATCACTAAAGCTCTTTAACTAAATGGTAGAATTAGCAGGGAAGAACAAACCATGTCCAGGTGAAGCtttaacatatctcaatatcctATGAATAGCTTGCATATGAATATCAGTTGGGGCAGCAAGAAACTAACTAAGCTATTAAATAGAATATCTCAAATCTGCTCTTGTTGTGATAAGATACAAAAGTCTTCCAATCATCCTTCTGTATGAGGCAAGATTAGAAAGAACATGACCAGAATTTTTCTGCAGTTTTAAGGAGCAATCCATAGGGGTTGATGCTGGCTTAGAAGCCAAATAACCAGAATCAGATAAAATCTCAATAGCATATATTCTCTGGTTGATAATAATTCCTTGAGAAGATCTTGTAATCTCCAaccctagaaaaaattttaaatttcccaAATCCTTGATTTTAAAAGAATTATCAAGGAACTCTTCACATGCTCAATCTCAGTCAAGTCATTTCCTGCAAGAATtacatcatccacatacactaATAATGCAGTGAATGAAAAAGATGAATGCTTAACAAAGAGGGAATAATCTGTTTTGGACTGAGTATAACCAATAGAGAGCAAAGCACTAGAAAGTTTTGAAAACCATTGCCGATTAgcctatttcaacccataaagagGCTTTAACAACTTGCAGACTTGATTAGGCTTAGAGGCTTGGAAGCCCTAAGGTAAAATCATATAAACCTCTTCATTTAAATCTCCATGCAAAAAAGTATTATTGACATCCAATTGTTGAAAGATCCAATTATTAGCAGTAGAGAGAGCTAGAAGTAATCTAACAGTTGTCATTTTAGCAACAGGAGAAAATGCATCAAAATAATCAATTTCTTTAGTCTGAGTATAACCCTTAGCTACTAATCGGGCTTTGTATCTCTCGATGGAACCATTAGCTTTTAATTTGATCTTGTAAACCCACTTACATCGAATTGGTGTTTTCCCATTTGATAGGTCAACAAGTTCCCAAGTTTTTTTCTGTTCCAAAGCTTGAATTTCAGACAGCATAGCATCTTTTCAATAGTCATGTTTAATGGCTTGGGAATAGGTCTtagtgatgtcccaaaataagtccaagaggggggtgaattggactaaaataatttttcggttcttactcaaaacctttgaaaaattatagCTTAGTTCAACCTTGTTTTCTACTATGAAATATGTGTGTAAATATGTGTGTGATACTGCTCAAATAATTAGTTGATACAAAGCTGGCTTAAAAATATTCAGTATACTGATCTGATAAGATATATTAGCACTCAGTAAAACTACCAGTAATATAAATAAAATCACAGCACAGTAAACAGAGCAGTAGACAGAATTTATCAATGAACAACAGATATAACATTAAGCAAATTATATCAGATCTCAGTAGATTCAACAGTAAACAAATTATCTCAGTTTGCAACATAGTTAATAGTAAACTGTATCAATTCTCAACTCAGTAAAAATAATTCAACCAGAAAATTAAAGTGCATAAATTTAAAGAGTAAGAGTTGAGAGAATTGAACACTGAATTTTATAGTAGTTCGGCCTaattagcctacatccactctctcaaagatcccaatTTGAGTCTTCACTTTACTATTCTTCTCTtctaaaggcaagagacaaaaagtcctttacaaatcttcacaccaaagcttttacaagtagcttcacacttctaccaagagTTATCTCAAACACTcttcacaatcaagcttcaataggtacttgaatgacctctcataaatgctaagaaggtgtttaaaactcaatctcacttaaatcaatagaatctataaagaagagatgagtaggtaTGCCAATAATGAGCAATAA
It encodes:
- the LOC110659464 gene encoding uncharacterized protein LOC110659464 is translated as MAAELRPPEQPIDTISTTPATATTAVAPPAEIEKAAPPPPPAPKRQRRPSVRLGEIGEQATTFSYDTHVRRTKHPWRIPKDSSKSVKARSLTNLVNGNDSYEIQETEGNAQNGEVNLDFGHRKKAKRATTKRVRSNWTSNVEGGGAEGDSREDGDEGFRDFDQDSDSLLKEQSPVHSVDNVVLDMWHGHRRTGTGRPRVSESRENDAMEMENHPESDSRDRNCGTSEGVRTWLIELGLSRYAPVFEVHEVDDEILPLLTLEDLKDMGINAVGSRRKLYSAIQKLRKGFS